One Sparus aurata chromosome 5, fSpaAur1.1, whole genome shotgun sequence genomic window carries:
- the LOC115582101 gene encoding myosin-9-like, with the protein MEKKIPNGASCLEVLMDSPWTPKKNAFGHIFLGEEIEEEIEEEIEDQIEEDIKEEVQELPGKAGKTLDKVDKKIIDEDQDRSCVSSSRNYSHTSSNSFPSYTCETSVRSKRPSRLQKALEEERKAKDALEEALEKAASAKSQQREALKMEQKEKDTLAKNLKKVKAEKDTLATNLKRVQAEQDSLRVELGFMKTQVTDLKKSQKELQLRKAKLKQENAESTADLEKYKTVIENLQKDLEASTSLHKEAAEHDAAHCAEIKALKEKSQQKDDEIESTRFNIQNLQSSVEAKDNVVSSLQGTVDQYASDLREERSRNCDLKRVYEAAVCQQKKQAEELDLLTQKNQQLASDKKGLQDELKAALNKRQEDAEARSRLEKEIEKEKARYSRAHKKTQKQKQELYEKTLALENSLTAEKYLRSSLETEQERSKQASVSSLANLTNQLRQASVVSEHLEYDMQTLKMENTDITAKFRAMETEYERLKSKQFSLSERYEELMSKKNETISESQCANAKLQCMVDDLKAGQLDSKTTQVGLKNALKQQKASNSELQQRVDQLSSALKEERITCEKHCVELKAALTKQIETLEEKQKFAAALQQTQRSYSWLQEQQTEKSKLQSGHIGDTDFRLHQLQTYHDETTKALHHLQKEYTNLARTHSDINSDYRELLKSHTALQIRYERLS; encoded by the coding sequence atggagaaaaaaataccaAATGGGGCTTCCTGCCTGGAGGTACTGATGGACTCTCCATGGACTCCAAAGAAAAATGCCTTTGGGCACATTTTTCTTGGAGAAGAGATTGAGGAGGAGATTGAGGAGGAGATTGAAGATCAGATTGAGGAGGACATCAAAGAGGAAGTTCAGGAGCTTCCAGGAAAAGCTGGAAAAACACTTGACAAGGTTGACAAGAAAATCATAGATGAGGACCAGGATCGATCGTGTGTCTCCAGCAGTCGAAATTACTCCCACACTTCCTCCAACTCGTTCCCCTCTTATACGTGCGAAACATCTGTGCGATCAAAGCGGCCCTCTCGTTTACAGAAAGCTcttgaggaggagagaaaagccaaAGATGCTCTTGAAGAGGCCTTGGAAAAGGCAGCTTCAGCCAAATCTCAACAGAGAGAAGCTCTGAAGATGGagcaaaaagagaaagacactCTTGCAAAGAACCTGAAGAAGGTGAAGGCTGAAAAAGACACTCTTGCAACGAATCTGAAGAGGGTGCAAGCTGAACAAGACAGTCTTCGTGTTGAACTTGGattcatgaaaacacaagtCACTGATTTGAAGAAGTCACAGAAGGAGCTCCAGCTAAGAAAAGCAAAGCTGAAACAAGAAAACGCGGAAAGCACAGCTGATCTGGAAAAGTACAAGACGGTGATTGAGAACCTCCAGAAGGATCTGGAGGCATCCACTAGTCTGCACAAAGAAGCAGCAGAGCATGACGCGGCGCATTGTGCCGAAATCAAGGCACTAAAGGAGAAAAGTCAGCAGAAAGATGATGAAATTGAATCCACGCGCTTCAATATTCAGAATCTCCAAAGCAGTGTTGAAGCCAAGGACAACGTTGTTTCCTCACTGCAAGGGACGGTCGACCAGTACGCTTCTGACCTCAGAGAAGAGAGATCAAGAAATTGTGACCTCAAGAGGGTCTATGAGGCTGCTGTATGCCAGCAGAAGAAGCAAGCAGAAGAACTGGACCTCCTGACTCAGAAAAACCAACAACTGGCTTCTGACAAAAAAGGGCTGCAAGATGAACTCAAGGCTGCCCTAAACAAGAGGCAGGAAGATGCAGAGGCTCGCAGCAGACTTGAAAAGGAGATTGAGAAGGAGAAGGCTCGTTACTCCAGAGCacataaaaagacacaaaagcaaaagcaaGAACTTTATGAGAAAACTCTGGCATTGGAAAACAGTCTGACTGCCGAAAAATATTTAAGATCTTCTCTGGAAACTGAGCAGGAGCGTTCTAAGCAGGCTTCAGTcagttctctagcaaacctcacAAACCAGCTGAGGCAAGCATCTGTGGTGTCGGAGCATCTGGAATATGACATGCAGACACTGAAGATGGAGAACACAGATATCACAGCTAAATTCAGGGCAATGGAGACAGAGTATGAGAGACTAAAATCCAAAcaattttctctctctgagcgCTATGAAGAGTTAATGTCGAAGAAAAATGAGACTATCTCTGAGAGTCAGTGTGCCAATGCTAAGCTTCAGTGCATGGTTGATGACCTCAAAGCAGGACAGTTAGACAGCAAGACAACACAGGTGGGACTCAAAAACGCCCTAAAACAGCAGAAGGCAAGTAACTCAGAGCTCCAGCAGAGAGTAGATCAACTTTCCTCTGctctgaaagaagaaaggaTCACCTGTGAGAAGCACTGCGTCGAGCTCAAGGCAGCTTTGACCAAACAGATTGAAACTCTGGAGGAAAAGCAGAAATTTGCCGCGGCCCTCCAGCAAACTCAGCGCAGCTATTCCTGGCTTCAGGAACAACAGACGGAAAAGTCAAAGTTGCAGTCTGGACACATCGGTGACACCGATTTCAGGCTCCACCAACTGCAAACTTACCATGATGAGACCACAAAGGCTCTTCACCACCTGCAGAAGGAATACACTAATCTGGCGAGGACTCACAGTGATATTAATTCTGACTATCGCGAGCTGTTAAAAAGTCACACTGCTCTCCAGATCAGATATGAGAGGCTCAGCTAA